AGATGGTAAATTGTATGTTATGCATTTtttatcatgatttttaaaaaaaaaaaaaacctagaaaagtTTTTCTATGAGTATCTAAAGGACAACAAAATACATGGCTCTAAAAGTAAATGGCAAGAAGAAGTAGGGGAAAAATTATACTAGGCCAGTTATCAATCAATTACAAAGTTAAATCTTCCAACATAGTTCCAGATGGTCTAACTTGTACTCTGTTATCAATATAGTGGCTTTTAGTCATCTGCATTTAAAATGGAACAGTGGTCTCTGTGCTGCTCCTGGCTGTGTTTGCCCTCAAAACTATTCTTCTACTTTTCCTGGCTCCCAGCCTCTTGGGGAAAAGCTTCCATggttgagaggaagagagattccAGGACATTTCTCTGTACTTTGGACAGCTTCTCTCGCATTGGCTCATTTCTCTATCCTTGTTTCTCTATATATTGACCAATAAGATATAACtgtattgaatattttattaatatataatgaccTTTCTGtctcctgtaattttttttttaagattttatttatttatttgacagagagagatcacaagtaggcagagaggcaggcagagagagtgagagggaagcaggctccctgccgagcagagagcccgatgtggggacttgatcccaggaccctgagatcatgacccgaggcgaaggcagcggcttaaaccactgagccacccaggtgccccacctgtaattttttttttatttaaagtctatttggggggttcttgggtggctcagttaattaagcatctgcctttggcctaggtcatgatctcaggatcctgggattgatccccatgtcagcctctctgctcatcagggagtctgcttctccctccatccctcttcccacttgtactctctctctctcaaataaataagtaaaatcttttttttaagttttaaaaaattaaataatgtctATTTTGGCTGATATTAGTATGGCCACCCCTGCAAATTGGTTACAatttgcatggtatatctttttccatgCTTTCATGTGCAATGTActtgtgtatttatatttaaaatgagtctcttgtaagaacaaactgatggttaccaaaggggaggggtgtgggggagtgggttaaataagtgataggtattaagaagttcacttgtgatgagcactggataatgtatagaattgttgaatcactatattatacatgtaaaactaatataacgctgttaactgactggaattaaaattaaaacttttaaataaataaataaaatgaatctcttCTAGGTAGTATATAGTTGGATagtgtgtttttatccattctttcaATCTCTGTCTTTTGAAAAAGCTTAAACcacttacacttaaggtaattaGTGTTAAGGGGGGACTTCTGTCATTTTACAATGTTTTCTATATGTCTTATAGCTTTTGTCCCTCATTGCCTGCAAGTAATGCAGTCTTTCATGTTTAGTTGATGTTAGTAGTGAAATGTTTaatttccttcctcattttcttttatgtatgttCTGTAGcaattttctttgtggttaccaaGGGGATTGCATTAACATCCTAGTGTTATAACATTCTAATTTCAATTTATAACTGCTTAACTTTgataacatacaaaaattctgCTCCTTCACAACTCTGTCTCCACTCCTTTCGATTGTTGATGTCACAAAATCTTATCTTTATACACTGTGTGTCACAAAACCTAAactaataattgttttaaatgtgtTAACTTCTTAAATTATGTGGAAAAAATTTGGACTTACAAACCAAAGTTACAATAATACTAGCTTTTATAATTGCCTATTAttgaaatctttatttctccatatGGCTTCAAGCTACTGCCTAGTGTTTTAGAAGATTTCTTACAGGGCAGTCTAGTGGTAACAAGTTCACTCAGCTTTTGTTTATGTCTTAATTTTTCCCTCACTTCTGAAGGAGAGTTTTACTGAATATGGAATCCACGgtggatgggattttttttttctccttagcactttgaatgtatcagGTCACTACATCTGACCTCCAAAGTTTTTGATGAGAAATATGCTGATAATCTTACTGAAGATTCCCTTGTATGTGAAGAgttgcttctctcttgctgctttcaagattctctctttttctttggcaTTTGAAAGTTTGATCCCTTTGAGTTCATCTTACTTGGAATTTGTTGAGCGTCTTGTATGTTTATATTCAAGTCTTTcgtcaaatttgggaagtttccagtcattatctcttcaaacgttctctctgctcctttccccccTCTTCTCCTCTGGGACTCCCACAATGTGTATGTTGAGCTTCTTAATGGTAGCCCACAGGTCCCTTTGGCTCATGTTcacttctcattatttttttgtgtgtgttcatcaattttagtatatgtgctgccgaagcgagcactgtgtGTTCATCAAAATCAATACCTTCCATTGCCTCATCTtgaagtttattgatttttttaatgcctgTGCAAATCTGCCTTTGAATCCCTCtggtgaattttttatttcagttattgtactttttcagctccagaatttcttcttggtttctttttagattttctgtctccctattgatatttccattttgtccATTCATTATTCTTATTACTTTCTCCAAATCTTCCTTTAATTAATTGAATGTCTTAAGACTAATGCCTAAAGTATTTTCTAGTAGGTTTGTCATCAAATCTTTTCCAGGaacaatttctgctttttttttttcctttgaatgggtcataccttttttctttatatgccttgtgatttttttattgttgttgttgaaaactaGACATTTGAATCTAATAATGTGGTAATTTTGGAAATCAGATTCTCCCGCTCCCATAGGGTTTGCTGTCTTTtgctatgatgatgatgatgatgatgatgatgatgatgatgatgttgttTTAGGCTGTCTCTATGCTGAAGTTCAACCTGTGGTAGAAACTTAAAATcttctcaggtcttttttttGAGCCTTTCTCTGGgcatgcatgctcactctctaatTTCCTCACATATATGTAGTTGTGTTTAAGTGTACTTACCTCTAATGTGTGGCCctcaaaagaggaagaagagagaaatctagggagagaggagggaaagcccACAAGTCCTTTAAATCCACTGGGCATCACTTCAGCTAAAGGGGATGGGATTTGCAAAAATGCAAGGAGATACAACAACAATGGGCACtgcttttttaaatcattttatttatttattttattaaattaattttattttttataaacatataatgtatttttatcaataCACTCCAGAATTTCAAAATAGTTACATCAGACAGTTGCTGCCAGTGCAGTTGTCTAGCAGGGAAGATTCCTGATGcttcctactccaccatcttcccagaatcctctcACCCAAAAGACCTAATTTttaatacactttattttttagaagagtttagacttactaaaagaaatgaaaaagagaatataGGGAATTACCATATACCCTGTACCCAGTTTCCCCCACTATTAATGGTTTTTATCAGTATGGTACATTTGctacaattaatgaaccaatattgatatcTAATTATTAACTAGCATCCATAATTCATTcagatttccttactttttaacTAATgccttttctgttccaggattccATCCAAGATATCTCATTACATTTAGTTGCCATGTTTCCTTAAACTCCTCTTGGTTGTGATGGTTTTGATGCTTCCCttatttttgatgaccttgacagttttgcaAAGTACTAGTCACATATTTTGTAGGAATTCTTTCTCTCagaatttgtctgatgtttttctcatgactaGACTAGGGTAACATGTTTGGAAGAGAAAGATTGCAAGATAAAGAGTCATCTTAATCACATTATATAAAGGGTACATTcttcaatatcactcatcatcaatgAAATACAAGtcaatgagatatcatcttacacctgtcagaaagtctaaaatcaaaacacaagaaataacaagcattggcaaggatgtggagaaaaagtaatcctcttgcactgttggtgggaatgcaaactggtaaatccactctagaaaacagtatggagattcctcaaagatttaaaaatacaactaccctacaatctggtaatctcactactgggtatgtacccccaaaatataaaaacactaattcaaagagatacatgtacctccatgtttattgcagcattacttacaatagccaaataatgggaacagtccaagtgtccatcagtaggtgaatggataaaaaagatgtggtgtatatatgcacaatggaatattattcagacataaaaaggaatgaaatctagccatttgcaatgacatgaatgaaactaaagagtataatgctaagcataataagttagtcagagaaagacaaataccatatgattcactcatatgtggaatttaagagacaaaacaaatgagcaaaggaaaaataaaagagagaaaggcaaactaAGAAATATACTCTAtaaagaacaaagtgatggttaccagaggggaaatgTTGGTGGGATAAATGAAATAGGTGTTGGGAATTAAAGAGTATACTTACCACGATGAGCCCTGAATAACATACAGAATTGTTggatcaccatattgtacacttgaaactaatataacactgtatattaactatactggaattaaaatttaaaatttatacttatttttaataaagttttttattttaattccggTATAGTTAACATCCAATTaacataacagaataaaaatttaaaaaataagcatatacTATTAACATTATTTGTGATTGTGCATGTAGAAATTGATCACCTATTTTAGGTAGTGTTTGTTAAGTTTTTCCACTGTGaagtcctattttttaaaattaaacttttcattttaagaCAATCATAGATTTACATATAGTTGTTAGAAGTAATACATAAATATCCCATGTATTCAGTTCTCCCCAATGGTAACATCTTATAATACAACAGTGCAATATCACATACAGAAAAGCGGCATTGATAGTCAAAATTCAGATGTTTCCATCACCATTAGCATCCCTTTTGTAATTATTCTATAGCCACACCCACTTCCCTCTTACTCTCACTCACTCCTTAACTCCTGATGatcactaatctgttctccatttctatacTCATATGATTTCCACAAATGTTACATATATAACACAAATGTTACATTTTCTATTCTGTAACATATATGGCATCATACAGTATATGATGTTTGGTATTGGCCTATTTTACTCCATATTATTTCTCTGGAGAGTCATCTACATTTTTTTATGAACtgatagtttattcttttttattttgagtaaTAATCCATTATGACTATACCACAGTTTAACCATACATGCACTGAAGGGCAGCTGcattgtttccaggttttggcaaataaatctgctataaacatttgtgtacaggtttttatgtgaaTAGTATTCATTATTCTGGTTACATGCccaagagtgcaattgctgggttgtcgTGGCTAGTGCAGCAAATcgaccaggaacgtgagggtaagaggatggtgaaagaaaaagacttgagagacaaagagatgggggcaggaggagcactgaggaggatgtccaacagtgccgagtttattcaaggcagtgAGGCATTATTTAATTAACtgtttacaaaagaatttgctacatgcatAAAAAACCCTCccgacttccccattatctacttctcacggTCTAAATACAGAccctccaaggccagtggtctctgtcttcagataattccttaaccagctgcactgactccaaagtgactcaaaacatacaagaagtaacaacaaacctgagagtgattcatgagctgtgctggaacagcaaggaccagttatgaatgtatgaccccaaccaaattgctctcatctaactagtatacgtgtgggaaatcgcgtaggcgagcgcacaacacatagcacagaacctttctcagtgctactcaacttttccatcctaaaccttttgttaggctattcggactttaaaggagatacaagtcagggcctggtttggtccttgtctcaagccttatcgcggcctcccacactGGGGGTTATATGGTGGCTgaatatgtactttttaaagaagCTGCCAAACTATTTTTGAGtaactgtaccattttatattcctaccagcaatatATGAATAATtcaatttctctacattcttgccaacatttgataacaactattttttttaatattttatctatttgacagagagaaatcacaagtaggcagagaggcaggcagagagagaggaggaagcaggctccccgcgaagcagagagcccgatgtggggctcgatcccaggaccctgagatcatgacctgagccgaaggcagaggctttaacccactgagccacccaggcgccccaactattttttattttaacaatccTGATAAGTATGTTTTGATATCTTACTGTGGCTTTATCTTGCATTTTCCTAGTAGATAATGAtgttgaaaatcttaaaaaattttttgacatcTGCATGTTTTCTTTAGTGGAAGGTCTCATCATGTGTTTTACCTATTTTGTAATTGGATTGTTTAATTTTGtaactgttgagttttgagagttgtTTTGTATATTCTAAATAGTAGTCCTTTCGTAGATATGTGGTTTATACTTACTTTCTATAgctctgtggcttgtcttttcatttgtcaGTTGGGTATTTCAGAGCAAAAGTTTTGAAATTTGATGATGTccaatttaacaattttttctttggtcgtgtttttgtttgttgtgccTAGGAActcccaaagatttttttccctaaaagtttTGTGATTTACATTTCACAATTAAGTTTGTGATTGTttttagttgatttttgtgtaagatttctttttttaactcaacTAAACTGATTTTACAACTTTATCACAATTAAGTTGggcatatttttaagaatttacttttgtgttttctattctgtAACATTGATCTACACATATCTATACCTCCACCtataccattctgtcttgattaTTATGGCAATTAAATAAGTCTTGAAATTGGATAGACCAATTCCTCCCActttattcttgtttttcaaaattgctttagcTATTCTATTTCCCATGCCTTGTCTGTAAGTGAATAATCTATATATACAAAAAGTTTTGCTGAGGTTTTTATAAGATTTGCACTAacttgtctttccatttattcaattttttatttacttcatcaACATTTTGTACCTTTCAGCATACAATTTTTGTACGTATTTTATTAAAttgacacatatatatatttctcttttttgagtgATTATAGTTGGCGTTGCATTTTTAGTCTCAGTATTCATTGCTAGTACATGAAAATACAATAgatttttgtgtttctcttcTATCCTGCAACTTTGTTGAAAGTATTAGTTCTTGgagtgatttttttctatatagaCAATCATGTCACCTGCCAATAGGAAGACTTTTAGTTCTTCCTCTCCAATTTGTATGCCTTCCATTTCCCATTATTACATTATTGCACTAACTTGGACTTCCCTcactatgttgagtaaaagtggtgagagcCAATATTCTTGCCATTTTCCTGATCTCCAAAGAAAAGCATTCTGTCTTTCACTATTAAATATGTTAACAGTAGTTTTTTTGGTAGATGTTCTTCATCATGTTGAGGaaattccctctatccctatttttctgagagtttatatcatgaatgaatgttgaattttatcaaatgcctttcctgcatcaatttacatgactgtggtttttcttctttagcttatTAATACATTGgcttacatttattgatttttttaacattaaaacagCCTTGCATTATTGGAAAAAATCTCATTTGGCTATGACTTGcaattcttttaatatattgccAAATTTTATTTGCCAATATTTTATCaaggatttttacatttatattcataACGGATATTgatctgtcattttcttttctgtactgtcattgtctaatttttctattaaggtaattctagttttatgaaatgtattgagaaatgttccttcctcttctattttctatcTTTCTAGGCTGCCTTCCTCCTGTACCTTTGGCTTGTGAAAGCAGGCTTTTCTTGAGGCTTTTTATTGGTGTGAGTTGGTATGAactcttttataaaatttgatCAAATTTtacagtgaaatcatatgggccTGAAGATTTTTTGAGAGGGAATATTTAATTACTAGTTCAATTTCCTTAATGGCTACAGAGCTAGTCACATTATCCATTTTATATTGGGTGAATTGTGATACCTTGTGTTTTACAAAGAATTGggccatttcatctaagttgtccaGTTTATGTGTGTGGAGTTGTTCATTGTagtcctttattatttctttgatgtCCACAGGCTTGATAGTGATATCCCCTATTTCATTCCCAATATTGgtaatttatctttctctttttttttttcttggttagtccTGCTGGAAGTTTAtcgatttttaaaatcttttcaaaaagccTCTTCATTACTGTTGGACTTTCTCTGGACAGTACTCCAACTGAGTCCAGGTGCTGGGGCACTTTGTTGCAGCTTTATCAGGATATAAGTCTAATCTCCCCCTTAGGCTTTTGCTGGTGGGGATGGGGCCATAGTTTTACTTATGATGTTTGGCTGAAGTAAAGCAGTTATTGTCTAAAAGTTTTCTATCTTTCTAGGCTGCCTCTCTCCTGGCCATTTGGCTAGTGAGAGTTTTTACTTCTGTGCCTGTTAAAATTTCTTCAGCTTCAAGTCCAGGATatatgaggtaaaaaaaaaaaaacccaggaaactCACTGCGGTGTAGTTCCTTTGACCCAAAGGCCTTTACCCATCTTTATCTTCCTACcttccagagtctttttttttttttaaagattttatttatttatttgacagatagagatcacaagtagggagagaggcaggcagagagagagagagaggaggaagcaggctccctgccaagcagagagcctgatgcggggctcgatcccaggacactgggatcatgacctgagctgaaggcagaggctttaacccactgagccacccaggcgcccccttccagagtctttttatgtttgttttataatgtTCAAGGTTTTTATTGCACTGAATGGGAATAGGTAAAAATGCATCTATTCAATCTTCTTGGAAGAAGAAGCATCATTAGCTCTAAGTTATTTGTGAgatgttttgttattttgtttttaaattagaaatttgaATTTGATAAAACTCCTTTTTAGCCTTTATTGATAAAATGTGCTTTCCTGTTTGCATCTACAAATACTGAGGAGAATATAAACAGCTTTAATTAAACTTCTCTGGAGAATGTTATGTAGTTGTTTACCCCAACTTAAGCAAGTTGTATGCCCAAGCATACAGCAAAGGTTTAGACTCAAGTGCCTCGAGGGGCCTGGAAGGTGAAGTTAATGAGAAAGGAGTGTATGTTGGGGTTTTTGCAAGATTATGGGCAGTAGTGGGTGCTGGAGTCAGAGGGGGAACATGTGACTTGTCAATAGGGAGAAAATGCTACTCACCTTCATCTAAATGCTTCCATGCAGAAGTGGGTGACTGCTGCTTCCTGATCTTTGTTTTACATTCCAGAGAGACCAAAAATAAGAATTTCTATGGAAAATGTTGCAAATTTTAAATGTTGACATCTAATTCATGAATATTGTTAAACAATATGCAGGCCAGACTAAACACAGTATGGACCTGATTCAGTAAAAGGACTACTATTTTATAACTAACACAAGGATACTAATGTCAAAATAAGGCTTCCTTTCCTCttaaactgggggtgggggaggggaatgcctagaaagaatgtaaaaaggacttaaatgctggggcacctgggtggctcagtgggttaaagcctctacctttggctcaggtcatggtcccagggtcctgggatggagggattgagccccgcattgggctctctgctcagtggggagcctgcttctcttcctctctctctgtctacctatgatctctgtctgtcaaataaataaatctttttttttttaaaaaaaaggacttaaaTGCTGAGTGTGTTCTTTATAAAAGGACAAAGCACATTTCCCCCCTCCAACTCTAAGCCAAACTCCTAAGGACATGAGAAATGAAATTCTAGATtgtttgcgggggtgggggggcgggattCAAATGCAGAGATTTGTGTTCCTCCTTTCCTGGAGCTTAGCACTATGATGAGGCTCAAGAATTTGTTTGGTTCAGAGTGATGTAGGGGTTTCATGTTGTGTCTTGGCAGATTGAACTGAGATTGCTTCACTTAGGGGCTAGGAGTGTACCTGACTTTATCTTGTTGCAGCAGCACACAATGACAGAATCAATTTCTAGGAACACAAGAGGGTCACAGAAGTTGAAACTCAGCTGCACTGAAGGGATCTTTTAGATGGGAATGAAGGGTTACACATGAAGTTTTATGGAGGTTTATAAAAGAATGTGGTTTCAGTTATAAAATCAGTTACAATCTCTTTGGCCTCATGGGTTTATAGACCAAAATTGTACCCTATACACTATCTGTTCTAATATAAATTCTATCACATCCTAGGTTTGACATTGAGTTAttttccaaatcatttttttcattacaaCTTTAATCATGGTTACCTCCCCCTtcccaagttttatttaaaatttaaaagtacctTTTCTACTTTATAGAACTTCCATTGTTTTCCAGAtttgatctttaaaaatagattccaGCATTTGAAACTGAACATCTTTATATCTGTGACACCACATTTTTTCAGAAACTCCTAAATATAATTATCCTAtgaaaataggtatttttttcagcgtaacagtattcattgtttaaaatTGTCACAGTCCCAATCAATGTTTAATGTTAATGTTTATACttgttagattttaaaaaacatgtaagTCCAAACTTTGTCATTTGTTTATGTCAACCATTTGTTGcgaaggttttttttgtttggttctcattgctctctctcaaagctacttatatatattatacacattttctggtttattttcatTAAACTGTACACTCTATGCAGGGCCAGATAGAGATGTCTTTCCAACATTATTTAAAAGTCAATGAGGTCAGATAATTCAAAACAGTCAATatataataaagttaaaattactTTGACAAGaccatagacatttttaaaatcagctttattTATCAACGAATCTCTGAggaaatgtcacttcctcagggCACTTTGTGTATCTAAGACAGAGCTACATGTTACCTCCCCAGCATATTCTATCCTTTTACCTGGTGTTCTTTTTCTGTATAGTGATTTATCTTCACTGACACTGTGTGTTATTTGTTAATAGATTCTAGGCCTGTGTTCCCAAAATGGATCTGATTTGTTCACTGATATATCCCCAATTCCTCCAGTGGTGGCTGGCACACAGTAGCAGTTAATGAAATGTTAAATCAAAGTACAAAGAACCAAAAATTGTCTAAGGTCTAGAATGACTGTCCAATAATCAGATTCACCAGTGGCGCAGAAACACATTAATGACATTTAAAAGTGAACAacttcttttgagattttttttttccagcccttTCCTCCTTCAACATGGTAAATGAAGCTCACTGGCCTGGGAGTTGCCTCCATCTATCAACTTTTGGTCAGTGAAGAAGTTTCagagaaaataatacaattatCAATCCacaaaaggggggggaggggacaaAGGGGGAAAATTAAGCAGTAGCCTCAATGGGGCATTCCCTGGCCAAATGGCCGGACTCGCCACAGCGGTAGCAGTTGACTTCGCTTGCTTTGCTGCAGTTGATGGCCACGTGGCCGATTTCACCACACCGGTAGCACTTGACTTGGGTACAGTCTTTCTGAATATGGCCATATTCACCGCAAGAGTAGCACTTCGGCTCTTCCTGACGGTCACAGTCACGAGCCAGATGGCCTGGTCGGCCACAAGTGTAACagcactgctctctctctctcttcggcTCCATACAGTCTTTAGCGATGTGACCACTTCTCCCACAGTTGTAGCAGATGTCCTCGAGAAGGTCACAGTTCTTAGCATGATGGCCAGACTCACCACAGCGGTAGCAGATGTCAGATAGGTTTGTGGAACTGCACGGAGAACCTCTACCACGGCCTCTGGCTCCGCGCCCTCGACTCCCTCCTGCCCTAGGACA
This region of Meles meles chromosome X, mMelMel3.1 paternal haplotype, whole genome shotgun sequence genomic DNA includes:
- the ZCCHC13 gene encoding zinc finger CCHC domain-containing protein 13 — encoded protein: MSSNECFKCGRSGHWARGCPRAGGSRGRGARGRGRGSPCSSTNLSDICYRCGESGHHAKNCDLLEDICYNCGRSGHIAKDCMEPKREREQCCYTCGRPGHLARDCDRQEEPKCYSCGEYGHIQKDCTQVKCYRCGEIGHVAINCSKASEVNCYRCGESGHLARECPIEATA